A genomic segment from Cyanobium sp. NIES-981 encodes:
- the hisIE gene encoding bifunctional phosphoribosyl-AMP cyclohydrolase/phosphoribosyl-ATP diphosphatase HisIE: MLRFNADGLIPAVAQDWLDGAVLMVAWMNREALERTLASGQVHYWSRSRQELWHKGATSGHTQTLRGLRYDCDADVLLLSIEQTAEVACHTGARSCFYEQGPLPTEGGAAALPPPADVCTELMRVIEGRRDRPEPGSYTNRLLEGGDNRILKKIGEESAEFVMACKDGQAEAIAGEAADLVFHLQVALAHHGVSWRQVQEVLAARRGAPRRE; this comes from the coding sequence GTGCTGCGCTTCAACGCCGACGGCCTGATTCCCGCCGTCGCCCAGGACTGGCTGGATGGGGCCGTGCTGATGGTGGCGTGGATGAACCGGGAGGCCCTGGAGCGCACCCTGGCCAGCGGCCAGGTGCACTACTGGAGCCGCTCCCGTCAGGAGCTCTGGCACAAGGGCGCCACCAGCGGCCACACCCAGACCCTGCGGGGGCTGCGCTACGACTGCGACGCCGATGTGCTGCTGCTCAGCATCGAGCAGACGGCGGAGGTGGCCTGCCACACCGGGGCCCGCAGCTGCTTCTACGAGCAGGGCCCGCTTCCCACCGAGGGCGGGGCTGCCGCCCTGCCGCCGCCGGCGGACGTGTGCACGGAGCTGATGCGGGTGATCGAGGGCCGCCGCGACCGTCCCGAGCCCGGCAGCTACACCAACAGGCTGCTGGAGGGCGGGGACAACCGCATCCTCAAGAAGATCGGCGAGGAGAGCGCCGAGTTCGTGATGGCCTGCAAGGACGGCCAGGCCGAGGCCATCGCCGGGGAGGCGGCCGACCTGGTGTTCCATCTGCAGGTGGCCCTGGCCCACCACGGCGTCAGCTGGCGCCAGGTGCAGGAGGTGCTGGCGGCACGGCGCGGGGCACCCCGCAGGGAGTGA
- a CDS encoding metal ABC transporter solute-binding protein, Zn/Mn family gives MDLPVSQCAPGRGLPVLVAVTAVLLAGCGARPAVAPSSEPPSLAVLTTVFPVTALTEAVAGDCAEVSGLLPPGTDPHDHQATPADLVRLQRARLLVSNGLGFESFLGAASSEGRPDRLPAGLRVVEASEGIAPIASAQDPAGHDHGGHDHGSVNPHGWLDPRGAMQQVGTIRDALIQADPSCAEGYRQRADAYLARLAALDRRLEQALAPHRGRTVVTQHAVAPYLARRYGLKTVHLVLEPDTPPSPADLRRVDAVVRAEGLRGLLVDPGEPPGALRSLAQDRGLTLVPFDPLEVAGVPVVKSPEHFLQGMERNGDALLEVLGVSPAAPR, from the coding sequence ATGGATCTCCCGGTGTCCCAGTGCGCTCCTGGCCGCGGCCTGCCGGTGCTGGTCGCCGTCACCGCGGTCCTGCTCGCCGGCTGCGGCGCCCGGCCGGCCGTGGCGCCCAGCTCGGAGCCGCCGTCCCTCGCCGTGCTCACCACCGTCTTCCCCGTCACGGCCCTCACCGAGGCCGTGGCCGGCGACTGCGCCGAGGTGAGCGGCCTGCTCCCCCCCGGCACCGACCCCCACGACCACCAGGCCACACCCGCCGACCTGGTGCGGCTTCAGCGGGCCCGGCTGCTGGTGAGCAACGGGCTGGGCTTCGAGAGCTTCCTGGGTGCCGCCAGCTCCGAAGGCCGGCCGGACCGTCTGCCCGCGGGGCTCAGGGTGGTGGAGGCGAGTGAGGGCATCGCGCCGATTGCGTCCGCTCAGGACCCTGCGGGGCATGACCATGGCGGACACGATCACGGGAGCGTGAACCCCCACGGCTGGCTCGATCCCCGTGGGGCCATGCAGCAGGTGGGCACGATCCGCGACGCCCTGATCCAGGCGGATCCCAGCTGCGCGGAGGGCTACCGGCAGCGCGCCGACGCCTATCTGGCGCGGTTGGCGGCCCTCGATCGCCGCCTGGAGCAGGCCCTGGCCCCCCACCGCGGCCGCACCGTGGTGACCCAGCACGCCGTGGCGCCCTATCTGGCCCGTCGCTACGGCCTGAAGACGGTTCACCTGGTGCTGGAACCGGACACGCCACCGTCGCCGGCGGATCTGCGGCGGGTGGACGCCGTGGTGCGGGCCGAGGGGCTGAGGGGTCTGCTGGTGGATCCCGGTGAACCCCCGGGTGCCCTCAGGTCCCTGGCCCAGGATCGGGGGCTGACGCTGGTGCCCTTCGATCCCCTGGAGGTGGCCGGGGTGCCGGTGGTGAAGTCCCCCGAACACTTCCTGCAGGGGATGGAGCGCAATGGCGACGCCCTTCTCGAGGTGCTGGGGGTGTCCCCCGCAGCCCCCCGGTAA
- a CDS encoding metal ABC transporter ATP-binding protein produces MMETVLDVRGLTVRRDGPAGLGWARERRLDAAAGGVSAAAVQDVSFSLAAESDTALIGPNGAGKSTLVGAVLGVLPRQSGEVAVLGAPLSPEGRLPAAVRSQLAYLPQQVSVQGRFPLTAAEFVGLGWDALGLRWPWGGRRGRSAAIRAALAKAGVADLADRLVSSLSPGQWKRVQLAFCLVRPRRLLVLDEAQAGLDPQACDQFQALLFDLRRSEGWAVLQVSHDLAMVRRTCDRVLCLNRTLRCSGSPDHALSPAQLRLLYGEAYLPYRHHHTDLTPPNDPAAPTLG; encoded by the coding sequence ATGATGGAAACCGTTCTCGACGTCCGGGGGCTCACCGTTCGCCGCGATGGCCCGGCAGGGCTGGGCTGGGCCCGTGAACGACGCCTGGACGCTGCCGCTGGGGGCGTGAGCGCTGCTGCCGTGCAGGATGTCAGTTTCAGCCTGGCGGCCGAATCCGACACTGCCCTGATCGGACCCAACGGCGCCGGCAAGAGCACCCTGGTGGGGGCCGTGCTGGGGGTGCTGCCGCGCCAGTCCGGGGAGGTGGCGGTGCTGGGAGCGCCGCTCTCCCCTGAAGGACGGCTGCCGGCGGCGGTGCGCTCCCAGCTCGCCTACCTGCCCCAGCAGGTGTCCGTGCAGGGGCGGTTTCCTCTCACGGCCGCGGAGTTCGTGGGCCTGGGCTGGGACGCGCTCGGCCTGCGCTGGCCCTGGGGAGGGCGCCGCGGCCGCTCCGCGGCCATCCGGGCAGCCCTGGCCAAGGCGGGCGTGGCCGATCTGGCCGATCGCCTGGTGAGCAGCCTCTCCCCCGGCCAGTGGAAGCGGGTGCAGCTCGCCTTCTGCCTGGTGCGGCCCCGCCGCCTGCTGGTGCTCGATGAGGCCCAGGCCGGTCTCGATCCCCAGGCCTGCGACCAGTTCCAGGCCCTGCTGTTCGACCTGCGCCGCAGTGAGGGCTGGGCTGTGCTCCAGGTGTCCCATGACCTCGCCATGGTGCGGCGCACCTGTGACCGGGTGCTCTGTCTGAACCGCACCCTGCGCTGCAGCGGCAGCCCCGACCACGCCCTCAGCCCCGCCCAGCTGCGGCTGCTGTACGGCGAGGCCTACCTGCCCTACCGGCACCACCACACCGATCTCACTCCGCCCAACGATCCGGCGGCGCCGACGCTCGGATGA
- a CDS encoding metal ABC transporter permease produces the protein MSPAGLPPLGELLQFPFMQRALLAGLLSGSLGGLLGSFTVLRQLSFFSDALGHSALLGISLGLLLGLNPTLVLIPFAVGFALLVGRLVERSRLPTDALLNVVYSSALAIAVVVLTALPGQRGRLEQLLFGDILAVGWADLALLATLLALALAYLVTTRRSQILLTLDPAMATARGVAVGWQRLLFMVVLAVVVALSIKAVGVLLISAFLVIPACAARQISSGFGSYLWLSAITGGSCGLLGILASGLFNLPSGPCVVIVQLLAFVLALLLSSRQAAAG, from the coding sequence ATGAGTCCGGCCGGTCTGCCTCCCCTGGGGGAGCTGCTCCAGTTCCCCTTCATGCAGCGGGCCCTGCTGGCCGGCCTGCTGAGCGGCAGCCTCGGCGGCCTGCTCGGCAGCTTCACGGTGCTGCGCCAGCTCTCCTTCTTCAGCGATGCCCTGGGCCATTCCGCCCTGCTCGGCATCTCGCTGGGGCTGCTGCTGGGGCTCAACCCCACCCTGGTGCTGATTCCGTTCGCGGTGGGCTTCGCCCTGCTGGTGGGGCGACTGGTGGAGCGCAGCCGGCTGCCCACCGATGCCCTGCTGAATGTGGTGTACTCCTCGGCTCTGGCGATCGCGGTGGTGGTGCTCACGGCGCTGCCCGGCCAGCGGGGCCGGCTGGAGCAGCTGCTGTTCGGCGACATCCTGGCCGTGGGCTGGGCCGACCTGGCCCTGCTGGCCACCCTGCTGGCCCTGGCGCTGGCCTACCTCGTGACCACCCGCCGCAGCCAGATCCTGCTCACCCTCGACCCCGCCATGGCCACGGCCCGGGGCGTGGCCGTGGGCTGGCAACGGCTGCTGTTCATGGTGGTGCTGGCCGTGGTGGTGGCCCTCTCGATCAAGGCGGTGGGTGTGCTGCTGATCAGCGCCTTCCTGGTGATCCCGGCCTGCGCCGCCCGCCAGATCAGCTCAGGCTTCGGCAGCTACCTGTGGCTCTCCGCCATCACCGGCGGCAGCTGCGGCCTGCTCGGCATCCTCGCCTCGGGGCTGTTCAACCTCCCCTCCGGCCCCTGCGTGGTGATCGTGCAGCTGCTGGCCTTCGTGCTGGCGCTGCTGCTCTCCAGCCGCCAGGCTGCGGCTGGCTGA
- a CDS encoding peptidase, with protein sequence MRPPQSGSRPAVQRLAGAGLLPLVAIAAAAGAAMAAPPPPWSEPCPAAIASEALPPTKAPVPATAPAAGPPGQRDYRELLKATSHGWPRLDQWCVWIEPGASDGPMARWDGRWRQAVEAALASWNQLVPITQVSNPDQAQVWIRRRRPPLRNGRASHGRAELSLHRVQRQEQWRLEPRVVVTISPGQRELAIQATALHELGHAFGLWGHSDDPEDAMAAVPGARPVLHLSERDRATFLWLQSQPALSDQPPSTPGD encoded by the coding sequence ATGCGGCCTCCACAGTCGGGCAGCCGCCCGGCGGTGCAGCGTCTCGCCGGGGCTGGTCTGCTGCCCCTGGTCGCCATCGCCGCTGCCGCGGGTGCGGCGATGGCGGCGCCACCTCCCCCATGGTCCGAGCCTTGCCCTGCGGCGATCGCTTCAGAAGCGCTGCCCCCAACGAAGGCCCCTGTTCCAGCAACTGCCCCAGCCGCCGGGCCGCCCGGCCAGCGCGATTACCGTGAGCTGCTGAAGGCCACCTCCCACGGCTGGCCCCGCCTCGATCAGTGGTGCGTCTGGATCGAACCGGGAGCCAGCGATGGGCCGATGGCCCGCTGGGACGGGCGCTGGCGCCAGGCCGTGGAGGCAGCTCTGGCGTCCTGGAACCAGCTGGTGCCGATCACCCAGGTGTCGAACCCCGACCAGGCCCAGGTGTGGATCAGGCGTCGGCGTCCACCACTGCGCAATGGCCGGGCCAGCCATGGCCGCGCCGAACTCTCCCTGCACCGCGTGCAACGCCAGGAGCAGTGGCGGCTGGAGCCCCGGGTGGTGGTGACCATCAGCCCCGGCCAGCGCGAGCTGGCCATCCAGGCCACCGCCCTGCACGAACTGGGCCACGCCTTTGGCCTCTGGGGCCACAGTGACGATCCTGAAGATGCGATGGCCGCGGTGCCGGGGGCCCGCCCGGTGCTGCACCTGAGTGAGCGCGATCGCGCCACCTTTCTCTGGCTCCAGAGTCAGCCGGCCCTCAGTGACCAGCCGCCGAGCACGCCAGGGGATTGA
- a CDS encoding DUF2214 family protein, with product MALLAALPFHLPDGVFPRAGVAYVHYLSFMVCFGALVLERRLIGPNPSRENATLMVITDIVYGIAALALLGSGILRVLAYGQGSSFYTENPLFWWKVGLYLSVGALSLYPTITYILWAIPLRKGELPQVSEALAARLGWILNIELAGFALIPLLATLMARGVGLPGTAIT from the coding sequence ATGGCACTGCTGGCCGCACTTCCCTTCCACCTCCCCGATGGTGTGTTTCCACGGGCGGGGGTCGCCTACGTGCACTACCTGAGCTTCATGGTGTGCTTCGGGGCCTTGGTGCTGGAACGCCGGCTGATCGGGCCCAACCCCAGCCGTGAGAACGCCACCCTGATGGTGATCACCGACATCGTGTACGGGATCGCGGCTCTCGCCCTGCTTGGCAGCGGCATCCTGCGGGTGCTGGCCTACGGCCAGGGCAGCAGCTTTTACACCGAAAACCCCCTGTTCTGGTGGAAGGTGGGGCTGTATCTCTCGGTGGGGGCCCTGTCGCTCTACCCCACGATCACCTACATCCTCTGGGCCATCCCCCTGCGCAAGGGCGAGCTGCCGCAGGTGAGTGAGGCCCTGGCCGCAAGGCTGGGGTGGATCCTCAACATCGAGCTGGCCGGTTTCGCCCTGATTCCGCTGCTGGCCACCCTGATGGCCAGGGGGGTGGGGCTGCCCGGCACCGCCATCACCTGA
- a CDS encoding sigma-70 family RNA polymerase sigma factor: MVSSLSAYLGEIGRHQLLTPEQELTLGRKVQAMALLQERCREAGGQGPACEFDDREKRTLRLGERAKNQMITANLRLVVNLAKRYQNKGLDLLDLIQEGTLGLTRAVEKYDPTRGHRFSTYAYWWIRQGLNRALSTQSRTIRIPVNVNEKLTRLRAAKARYLQAQGVSPSPQALAREMQLPLVEVEELLGCELRSITVSLQGVVKSKADPSELVDVLPSPELAPMERAELAERSASVWKLLERSNLTPKERTVVMLRFGLDGSHEWRTLAEVARQLDCSREYCRQVVQRALRKLRKTGIECGLVDA, translated from the coding sequence ATGGTTAGTTCGTTGAGCGCTTATCTGGGGGAGATCGGCCGGCACCAGCTGCTCACACCTGAACAGGAGCTCACCCTCGGCCGCAAGGTGCAGGCAATGGCCCTGCTGCAGGAGCGTTGCCGTGAGGCCGGCGGTCAGGGCCCGGCCTGTGAGTTCGATGACCGGGAGAAGCGGACGCTGCGGCTGGGCGAGCGGGCCAAGAACCAGATGATCACCGCGAACCTGCGGCTGGTGGTGAACCTGGCCAAGCGCTACCAGAACAAGGGGCTGGACCTGCTCGATCTGATCCAGGAGGGCACCCTGGGCCTGACCCGCGCCGTGGAGAAGTACGACCCCACCCGCGGTCACCGTTTCAGCACTTATGCCTACTGGTGGATCCGCCAGGGTCTGAACCGGGCGCTCTCCACCCAGAGCCGCACGATTCGGATTCCCGTCAACGTGAATGAGAAGCTCACCCGTCTCAGGGCCGCCAAGGCCCGCTACCTCCAGGCCCAGGGCGTGTCCCCCAGCCCCCAGGCCCTCGCCCGGGAGATGCAGCTCCCACTCGTGGAGGTGGAAGAACTGCTGGGTTGTGAACTGCGCAGCATCACCGTGAGCCTCCAGGGGGTGGTGAAGTCGAAGGCGGATCCCTCCGAACTGGTGGATGTGCTGCCCAGCCCGGAGCTGGCTCCGATGGAGCGGGCCGAACTGGCTGAGCGCAGCGCCTCCGTGTGGAAACTGCTGGAACGCTCCAACCTCACACCGAAGGAGCGCACGGTGGTGATGCTCCGCTTCGGGCTGGATGGGAGCCATGAGTGGCGCACCCTGGCCGAAGTGGCCCGCCAGCTTGACTGCAGCCGCGAGTATTGCCGCCAGGTGGTGCAGCGGGCGCTGCGCAAACTGCGGAAAACCGGCATCGAGTGCGGGTTGGTGGACGCCTGA
- a CDS encoding YkvA family protein: MSQSVDSEVLEGEVLESTVLDEALLLKLLRRAGRTLARPALECLELLLDDDTPAPAKLTVLAALTYLLVPLDLIPDFIPVAGFSDDLVALTALLGICGRHRTEAIRLRAQRRLDRWFPLGR, from the coding sequence GTGTCCCAGTCCGTTGATTCCGAGGTGCTCGAGGGCGAAGTGCTCGAGAGCACCGTTCTGGACGAAGCCCTGTTGCTGAAGCTCCTGCGCCGGGCCGGCCGCACCCTGGCAAGGCCGGCCCTGGAATGCCTCGAGCTGTTGCTGGATGACGACACCCCCGCACCGGCCAAGCTCACGGTGCTGGCGGCCCTCACCTACCTGCTCGTCCCCCTCGACCTGATTCCGGATTTCATCCCGGTGGCCGGATTCAGCGATGATCTGGTGGCCCTCACCGCCCTGCTCGGAATCTGTGGTCGTCATCGCACCGAAGCGATCCGGCTGCGGGCGCAGCGCAGACTGGATCGCTGGTTCCCCCTGGGCCGGTGA
- a CDS encoding phosphate-starvation-inducible PsiE family protein translates to MGAVAAPPLPRFRSLVKRLFDDVNYLYVIDRAEQQLAKLLGLVLVVVMVAATFQLVWQVGFALSVPDTPWLGDKLNRVLGDLLNLLIAVEVLQNITSYLRRHVVQIELVLLTAMTAVARKVIVLPAGAESKPQLLAGLGVAVLALAAAYWLVRSLTLRKPPRRTGPAIRIRGRDR, encoded by the coding sequence ATGGGCGCCGTCGCCGCCCCTCCCCTGCCCCGGTTCCGCTCCCTGGTCAAACGGCTGTTTGACGATGTCAATTACCTCTATGTGATCGACCGCGCCGAGCAGCAGCTCGCCAAGCTGCTGGGGCTGGTGCTGGTGGTGGTGATGGTGGCCGCCACCTTTCAGCTGGTCTGGCAGGTGGGGTTCGCCCTCAGTGTTCCGGACACCCCCTGGCTCGGTGACAAGCTGAACCGGGTGCTGGGCGATCTGCTCAACCTGCTGATCGCCGTGGAGGTGCTGCAGAACATCACCTCCTATCTGCGCCGCCATGTGGTGCAGATCGAGCTGGTGCTGCTCACGGCGATGACCGCCGTGGCCCGGAAGGTGATCGTGCTGCCGGCCGGAGCCGAGAGCAAGCCCCAGTTGTTGGCCGGCCTGGGGGTGGCGGTGCTGGCCCTGGCCGCGGCCTACTGGCTGGTGCGCTCGCTCACCCTGCGCAAGCCGCCCCGAAGAACAGGGCCAGCCATACGGATCCGGGGGCGGGATCGGTAG
- a CDS encoding Nif11 domain/cupin domain-containing protein, translating into MAEAQLQQFLDKVRQLNAFVALTEADPALRDALRDCSHHHQVVALARQCGFEIGRRWGERNAPLPAGPNLLGGPCPPPGRETSEILLQGADWRLEKIHSCEATTPSGAWYDQQASEWVTLLQGSALLQFADESEPRALGPGDSVLIAPHRRHRVEATDPAPGSVWLALFFGAACAG; encoded by the coding sequence GTGGCTGAAGCCCAACTGCAGCAATTCCTCGACAAGGTGCGCCAGCTCAATGCCTTCGTGGCACTGACCGAGGCGGATCCGGCCCTGCGCGACGCCCTGCGCGACTGCTCCCATCACCACCAGGTGGTGGCCCTGGCCCGGCAGTGTGGCTTTGAGATCGGTCGCCGCTGGGGGGAGCGGAACGCTCCGCTGCCCGCCGGTCCGAACCTGCTGGGAGGGCCCTGCCCTCCCCCCGGCCGGGAAACCAGCGAAATCCTGCTCCAGGGAGCTGACTGGAGACTGGAGAAAATTCACTCGTGCGAGGCCACCACCCCCAGCGGTGCCTGGTATGACCAGCAGGCCAGCGAATGGGTGACCCTGCTGCAGGGATCAGCCCTGCTCCAGTTCGCCGATGAAAGTGAGCCCAGGGCCCTGGGCCCCGGCGACAGTGTGCTGATCGCTCCCCATCGCCGCCACCGGGTGGAGGCTACCGATCCCGCCCCCGGATCCGTATGGCTGGCCCTGTTCTTCGGGGCGGCTTGCGCAGGGTGA
- a CDS encoding GNAT family N-acetyltransferase, whose product MTQTVRLYTPRQIEAWSAHASRSNLIARSLQAGYGVGCFRQEHPPCLQAFGILDPPDRLALLYCRGSASRQGHASAILDRLEARAHDTGIAQLRTEASQLSRPLLLRRGWRVEAEETVEIGGESFVRWRMIKALSPSPAGGDRGRG is encoded by the coding sequence ATGACCCAGACCGTTCGCCTCTACACACCGCGTCAGATTGAGGCCTGGTCGGCCCATGCCAGTCGAAGCAATCTGATCGCACGCAGCCTGCAGGCTGGCTACGGCGTTGGCTGCTTCCGGCAGGAACATCCACCCTGCCTTCAAGCCTTCGGCATTCTTGACCCCCCCGACCGCCTTGCCCTGCTCTACTGCCGAGGTTCAGCCAGCCGTCAGGGACATGCCAGCGCCATTCTCGATCGGCTGGAAGCCAGGGCGCATGACACCGGGATTGCCCAACTTCGCACCGAAGCCAGCCAGCTCTCCAGGCCCCTGCTGCTGCGGCGGGGATGGCGGGTGGAGGCGGAAGAAACCGTGGAGATCGGCGGGGAGAGCTTCGTGCGCTGGCGCATGATCAAAGCCCTGTCTCCCTCGCCTGCCGGCGGTGATCGCGGCCGTGGCTGA
- a CDS encoding AbrB family transcriptional regulator: MLTGSELLAKVKELGDVTKSEIVRACGYVSTKKDGGERLNFTAFYEALLEAKGVELGGSGKVGKGGRKLSYVATVQGNGNLLIGKAYTALLDLKPGDEFEIKLGRKQIRLIPAGATDEDEE, encoded by the coding sequence ATGCTCACCGGATCTGAACTGCTCGCCAAGGTCAAGGAACTTGGTGATGTGACCAAGTCGGAGATCGTCCGTGCCTGCGGTTACGTCTCCACCAAGAAGGATGGCGGAGAGCGCCTCAACTTCACGGCCTTCTACGAAGCTCTGCTCGAAGCCAAGGGCGTGGAGCTCGGTGGCTCCGGCAAAGTGGGCAAGGGTGGTCGCAAGCTCAGCTATGTGGCCACCGTTCAGGGCAACGGCAACCTGCTGATCGGCAAGGCCTACACCGCCCTGCTGGACCTCAAGCCCGGCGATGAGTTTGAGATCAAGCTGGGTCGCAAGCAGATTCGCCTGATCCCCGCCGGAGCCACCGACGAAGACGAGGAGTGA
- a CDS encoding c-type cytochrome: MIGLVLFTALQPAAAAGPSADGARLFENHCAGCHVNGGNIIRRRKTLRLAALERQGVASEQAIAAIAAAGIGQMGGYGDVLGEEGVRAVARWVWDQAQADWPRT; this comes from the coding sequence ATGATTGGCCTCGTTCTGTTCACCGCGCTGCAGCCCGCTGCAGCGGCGGGCCCATCAGCGGATGGAGCCAGGCTTTTCGAGAATCACTGTGCCGGCTGTCATGTCAACGGCGGCAACATCATCCGTCGCCGCAAGACCCTGCGCCTGGCCGCCCTTGAGCGCCAGGGGGTGGCATCCGAGCAGGCGATCGCTGCCATTGCCGCAGCCGGGATCGGCCAGATGGGCGGGTACGGTGACGTGCTCGGAGAGGAGGGCGTCCGGGCCGTGGCCCGCTGGGTGTGGGATCAGGCCCAGGCGGACTGGCCGCGCACCTGA
- a CDS encoding YciI family protein: MARFVLWGTYCDNALEKRTPFRDEHLAGLQRQQDAGTLITLGPTEGSTHVFGIYEAESREQVEALVHNDVYWRHGIWTQVEVHPWIQAF, encoded by the coding sequence ATGGCCCGCTTCGTCCTGTGGGGCACCTACTGCGACAACGCCCTTGAGAAACGCACCCCGTTCCGAGACGAGCACCTTGCCGGCCTGCAGCGGCAACAGGACGCCGGCACGCTGATCACGCTGGGTCCCACCGAGGGCAGCACCCATGTGTTCGGGATCTATGAGGCCGAGTCACGCGAACAGGTGGAGGCCCTGGTGCACAACGATGTCTACTGGCGCCATGGAATCTGGACACAGGTGGAAGTTCATCCCTGGATCCAGGCCTTCTGA
- a CDS encoding aminotransferase class I/II-fold pyridoxal phosphate-dependent enzyme: protein MTVVPAGPGPAARLEAVLRPVIPELAALVARTPGTLSLAQGMVGWGPPAAVAEAVGEAFRDAVGEVVGEAVGEVVAAAAAAGAPLDHYGAVAGDPELLAALATLLRGHHGIDLSASTLMATAGSNMAFHAIAQVICDSEAEVILPLPYYFNHVMAIQLAGGRPVPVDAGLIPDPDRLAAAITPRTRAIVTVSPNNPSGVVMPRSVLAEINALCARHGLLHISDEAYALFVHGTEPHWSPGALPGSGTHTVTLQTLSKAYGMAGWRVGFMAAPRQLAEALAKVQDTVLICPPRLMQRAAVAALEAGPAWCAPHIRALADRRRQLLAAVAGARAEGLPLRLLAQPEGAFYGLLAVEAGGWAGAAGGGLALMRQLVLEHRVATIAGECFGLAAPACGVSVGGAVLRLSYGLLSESELEEALRRLFAGVRALVRQRSEQ from the coding sequence ATGACGGTGGTTCCCGCAGGTCCCGGCCCGGCTGCCCGGCTGGAGGCGGTGCTCCGTCCGGTGATCCCCGAACTGGCGGCCCTGGTGGCCCGCACACCGGGCACCCTCTCCCTGGCCCAGGGCATGGTGGGCTGGGGCCCTCCAGCGGCCGTGGCCGAGGCTGTCGGAGAGGCTTTCCGAGACGCTGTCGGGGAGGTCGTCGGAGAGGCCGTCGGGGAGGTGGTGGCCGCCGCGGCAGCTGCGGGCGCCCCGCTGGATCACTACGGGGCGGTGGCCGGAGATCCGGAGCTGCTGGCCGCCCTCGCCACCCTCCTGCGCGGCCACCACGGCATCGACCTGTCGGCCAGCACCCTGATGGCCACCGCCGGCAGCAACATGGCGTTCCACGCCATTGCCCAGGTGATCTGCGACAGCGAGGCGGAGGTGATCCTGCCCCTGCCGTACTACTTCAACCACGTGATGGCGATCCAGCTGGCCGGTGGCCGCCCCGTGCCCGTGGACGCCGGTCTGATTCCCGACCCCGATCGCCTGGCCGCCGCGATCACACCCCGGACCCGGGCCATCGTGACGGTGTCACCCAACAACCCCAGCGGCGTGGTCATGCCGCGGTCCGTGCTGGCGGAGATCAATGCCCTCTGCGCCCGGCACGGCCTGCTCCACATCTCCGACGAGGCCTATGCCCTGTTCGTGCATGGCACCGAGCCCCACTGGAGCCCCGGGGCGCTGCCCGGCAGTGGCACCCACACCGTGACGCTGCAGACCCTCTCCAAGGCCTATGGCATGGCCGGCTGGCGGGTCGGCTTCATGGCGGCGCCGCGCCAGCTGGCCGAGGCGCTGGCCAAGGTGCAGGACACTGTGCTGATCTGCCCTCCGCGGCTGATGCAGCGGGCGGCCGTGGCCGCCCTTGAGGCCGGACCTGCCTGGTGTGCCCCCCACATCCGTGCCCTTGCGGATCGGCGCCGTCAGCTGCTCGCCGCCGTTGCCGGGGCCCGGGCGGAGGGGCTGCCGCTGCGGCTGCTCGCCCAGCCGGAGGGAGCCTTCTATGGCCTGCTGGCGGTGGAGGCCGGTGGGTGGGCAGGGGCCGCCGGGGGAGGGCTGGCGCTGATGCGGCAGCTGGTGCTGGAGCACCGGGTGGCCACCATCGCGGGGGAGTGCTTCGGCCTCGCCGCGCCGGCCTGCGGCGTGTCGGTGGGTGGTGCGGTGCTGCGGCTCAGTTACGGGTTGTTGTCCGAGTCGGAGCTGGAGGAAGCCCTGCGGCGTCTGTTCGCGGGCGTGCGGGCACTGGTGCGGCAGCGCTCGGAGCAGTAG